One Streptosporangiales bacterium genomic region harbors:
- a CDS encoding multicopper oxidase domain-containing protein, translated as MSRKDFLRLGLAGGVALFVPAGAVACGSGVLPSGGGNNSAQGSAGTVLRSGLELPKPFQVPLPIPPVLKPVRRTGDADHYEITQRVAKAEILPGVTTEVWGYDGIFPGPTVESRRGRRTVVRHRNELGVPTVVHLHGGRTPAEHDGYPTDMIAPVSGWDDDHAHGGALARGAKTYEYPLDQPAATLWYHDHRMDFTGPAVYRGLAGFHLVRDDEEEALDLPAGERDVPLMITDRSFTEDGAFHYPSRTPSLRGQPGVEDDYMSGVLGDCVLVNGAPWPVLEVTATRYRFRLLNASNARRYRLALDPPPPGGTSFVQIGSDLGLLARPVRHERIDIAQAERFDVVVDFSRYRVGEQVTLVNELGDDGTAQVMRFVVTRRAADDSRVPDRLADVRPLTRSDATVTRELTFQRGGAEAHGMTLWTVNGKPFDPNRVDARPALGSVELWKIRTLNVEHPIHVHLAEGQVLSKGQNGRPGPYDAGRKDTVNLDNGGQAEILLRFDGYRGKYVFHCHNLEHEDMMMMSNFEVV; from the coding sequence CGCAAGGACTTCCTGCGCCTCGGACTCGCCGGGGGCGTCGCGCTGTTCGTGCCCGCCGGCGCCGTCGCGTGCGGGAGCGGTGTCCTCCCGTCCGGAGGAGGCAACAACAGCGCCCAGGGCAGCGCCGGCACCGTGCTGCGCAGCGGGCTGGAGCTGCCGAAGCCGTTCCAGGTCCCGCTGCCCATCCCGCCGGTGCTGAAGCCGGTGCGGAGGACCGGGGACGCCGACCACTACGAGATCACGCAGCGGGTGGCGAAGGCCGAGATCCTGCCCGGCGTGACGACCGAGGTGTGGGGGTACGACGGGATCTTCCCCGGTCCCACCGTCGAGTCACGCCGCGGCAGGCGCACCGTCGTCAGGCACCGCAACGAGCTCGGCGTGCCGACGGTCGTCCACCTGCACGGCGGCCGCACCCCGGCCGAGCACGACGGCTACCCCACCGACATGATCGCGCCCGTCAGCGGCTGGGACGACGACCACGCACACGGCGGCGCGCTGGCGCGAGGCGCGAAGACGTACGAGTACCCGCTGGACCAGCCGGCCGCGACCCTCTGGTACCACGACCACCGCATGGACTTCACCGGTCCCGCGGTCTACCGGGGACTGGCCGGGTTCCACCTCGTGCGCGACGACGAGGAGGAGGCGCTCGACCTGCCCGCGGGCGAGCGCGACGTCCCACTGATGATCACCGACCGCTCGTTCACCGAGGACGGCGCGTTCCACTACCCGTCGCGAACGCCGTCGCTGCGCGGGCAGCCGGGCGTCGAGGACGACTACATGAGCGGCGTGCTCGGCGACTGCGTCCTCGTCAACGGCGCGCCATGGCCCGTCCTCGAGGTCACCGCCACCCGCTACCGGTTCCGCCTGCTCAACGCCTCGAACGCCCGCCGCTACCGCCTCGCGCTCGACCCGCCGCCCCCGGGCGGCACGTCGTTCGTGCAGATCGGCAGCGACCTGGGGCTGCTGGCCCGTCCCGTCCGGCACGAGAGGATCGACATCGCCCAGGCAGAGCGGTTCGACGTCGTCGTGGACTTCTCGAGGTACCGCGTCGGCGAACAGGTGACACTCGTCAACGAGCTCGGCGACGACGGCACCGCCCAGGTCATGCGCTTCGTGGTCACGCGCCGCGCCGCCGACGACAGCCGCGTGCCCGACCGGCTCGCCGACGTCCGTCCGCTGACCCGCTCGGACGCCACCGTCACCCGCGAGCTCACGTTCCAGCGCGGCGGCGCCGAGGCCCACGGCATGACCCTGTGGACCGTCAACGGCAAGCCGTTCGACCCGAACCGCGTGGACGCCAGGCCCGCGCTCGGCAGCGTCGAGCTGTGGAAGATCCGCACGCTCAACGTCGAGCACCCGATCCACGTCCACCTGGCCGAGGGACAGGTGCTCTCCAAGGGCCAGAACGGGCGCCCCGGCCCGTACGACGCCGGCCGGAAGGACACCGTCAACCTCGACAACGGCGGCCAGGCCGAGATCCTGCTCCGCTTCGACGGCTACCGCGGGAAGTACGTCTTCCACTGCCACAACCTCGAGCACGAGGACATGATGATGATGTCCAACTTCGAGGTCGTGTGA